A genomic window from Variovorax paradoxus includes:
- a CDS encoding HAD family hydrolase has protein sequence MTPFPFSAVLFDCDGVLVDSEPITNRVLAEMLGELGWHITTEESMNTFTGKAVKDEAALIETKTGVRITDDWLKTFRARRNEALERDLVAIPHAPAAIREIHSRLKGRIACASGADRHKVELQLAKVGMLDYFQGRIFSGHEMPRSKPHPDVYLAAAEALGVDPKRCAIVEDTVTGAMAGVAAGATVFGYSTGESGHSGPGPLLSVGAVKVFSDMSELPALLSGYGLQAA, from the coding sequence ATGACCCCCTTTCCTTTTTCCGCCGTTCTCTTCGATTGCGACGGCGTGCTCGTCGATTCCGAACCCATCACCAACCGCGTGCTCGCCGAAATGCTCGGCGAGCTCGGTTGGCACATCACGACCGAGGAATCGATGAACACCTTCACCGGCAAGGCGGTGAAGGACGAGGCTGCGCTCATCGAGACGAAGACCGGCGTGAGGATCACCGACGACTGGCTCAAGACCTTCCGCGCCCGCCGCAATGAGGCACTTGAGCGCGACCTCGTCGCCATTCCCCACGCGCCCGCCGCCATCCGCGAAATCCATTCAAGGCTCAAGGGCCGCATTGCCTGCGCATCGGGTGCAGACCGCCACAAGGTCGAACTGCAGCTTGCCAAGGTCGGCATGCTCGACTATTTCCAGGGCCGCATCTTCAGCGGACACGAGATGCCGCGCTCCAAGCCGCACCCCGACGTGTACCTCGCCGCGGCGGAAGCCCTCGGTGTCGACCCGAAACGCTGCGCCATCGTCGAAGACACCGTTACCGGCGCAATGGCCGGCGTGGCTGCAGGAGCCACTGTGTTCGGCTACAGCACCGGCGAATCGGGCCACAGCGGCCCCGGCCCTCTGCTGAGCGTGGGCGCGGTGAAGGTGTTCAGCGACATGTCCGAACTGCCGGCGCTGCTTTCGGGCTACGGGCTGCAGGCGGCCTGA
- a CDS encoding thioredoxin family protein — translation MTSEYKTEQPDRSEIDALTGPAVVEFGTNWCGICKAAQPNIAEAFAKYPDIRRIKVEDGSGRPLGRSFNVRLWPTLVFMRDGKQVAKLVRPEDSQSIADALALIAQPS, via the coding sequence ATGACTTCCGAATACAAAACCGAGCAGCCCGATCGCAGCGAGATCGACGCGCTCACCGGCCCCGCCGTGGTCGAGTTCGGCACCAACTGGTGCGGCATCTGCAAGGCCGCGCAGCCGAACATCGCCGAGGCCTTTGCCAAGTACCCGGATATTCGCCGCATCAAGGTCGAAGACGGCAGCGGGCGTCCGCTGGGTCGTTCGTTCAACGTGCGCCTGTGGCCTACGCTGGTGTTCATGCGCGATGGCAAGCAGGTTGCGAAGCTGGTGCGGCCTGAAGACAGCCAATCCATTGCCGATGCGCTTGCGCTGATCGCGCAGCCCAGCTGA
- a CDS encoding AraC family transcriptional regulator: MSPPSFLRPARAVTPMAFVRAIVQGYERYGMDPAEALKAAQITPRELARPGARVTAAQFEVLSGHAMQELDDETLGWFSRRLPWGTYGLLCRASLTSPDLGVAIKRWCRHHRLLTEDIGLSLEVAGGVATLRIAENVPLDDAFREFCLVTTLRFVHGYMCWAIDSRISLRHASFPFAAPPHSDAYPLMFTPDVRFDAPQAGISFDERYLALPLQRDERALRTMLRRALPLTILQYRRDRLLGQRVRELLRSRASEATTAEALAGLLNVSSRTLHRQLHEEGTSLQALKNEVRHEMAIDQLRRTTRPIKQVALAVGFRNEKSFSRAFLQWTGHAPRDFRQQGL; encoded by the coding sequence GGCTACGAGCGCTACGGCATGGACCCGGCCGAGGCCCTGAAGGCGGCACAGATCACGCCGCGCGAGCTGGCCCGGCCGGGCGCGAGGGTGACGGCCGCGCAGTTCGAGGTGCTGTCAGGCCACGCCATGCAGGAGCTCGACGACGAAACGCTCGGCTGGTTCTCGCGGCGCCTGCCCTGGGGCACCTACGGCCTGCTGTGCCGCGCCTCGCTGACCTCGCCCGACCTAGGCGTGGCCATCAAGCGCTGGTGCCGCCACCACCGGCTGCTGACCGAGGACATCGGCCTGTCGCTCGAAGTGGCCGGCGGCGTGGCCACGCTGCGCATCGCCGAGAACGTCCCGCTGGACGACGCCTTCCGCGAGTTCTGCCTGGTGACCACCCTGCGCTTCGTGCACGGCTACATGTGCTGGGCCATCGACTCGCGCATTTCGCTGCGGCACGCGAGCTTTCCGTTTGCCGCGCCGCCGCACAGCGACGCCTACCCGCTGATGTTCACGCCCGACGTGCGCTTCGACGCGCCGCAGGCGGGCATCAGTTTCGACGAGCGCTATCTCGCTCTACCCTTGCAGCGAGACGAGCGCGCGCTGCGCACCATGCTCAGGCGCGCGCTGCCGCTCACAATCCTGCAGTACCGGCGCGACCGCCTGCTGGGCCAGCGGGTGCGCGAACTGCTGCGTTCGCGCGCCAGCGAGGCCACCACGGCCGAGGCGCTGGCCGGGTTGCTCAATGTGTCGAGCCGCACACTGCACCGGCAGTTGCACGAGGAAGGCACCTCGCTGCAGGCGCTGAAGAACGAGGTGCGCCACGAAATGGCCATCGACCAGCTGCGCCGCACCACGCGGCCGATCAAACAGGTGGCGCTGGCGGTGGGGTTTCGCAACGAGAAGAGCTTTTCACGTGCGTTCCTGCAGTGGACAGGGCATGCGCCTCGCGACTTTCGGCAGCAGGGGCTGTAG